A section of the Naumovozyma dairenensis CBS 421 chromosome 5, complete genome genome encodes:
- the MLP1 gene encoding Mlp1p (similar to Saccharomyces cerevisiae MLP2 (YIL149C) and MLP1 (YKR095W); ancestral locus Anc_5.702), which translates to MLGFQEPTTDSNKNPLSSATIAKVASFLDTSPDVVQTLDETILKSLNNRFDEFNHIENEQIKISTELEVTKKTNNTTIKKLKNELTELIDSYESVCKEKEDAYKKIAEEEEKKIDNRDELESKLIQIHSLEENVSELQSKKQELIKSLDDRITELNEYRHNIELLNNEKSKTRNKILQLENENQDLKINDLSQRTQLERLSQELETINKEKLWLEERLGEKGEQFDSYREKSINENQDLKLQLNTVKNELDQMKSTNCVLQERTDELSNKLRDTSTNLKNIQQSRNNDKATHEKELTLKQQLIVVLQSQLNELQRENGNELSLTVSDTASSSRKDSDFTREINDLKNQLNHVQERNVELEFKLRKSEDYTAVSNSTSSDDLRNSLAKAYDDIDVLKKKLNDEQSQRENFEKNLEEFMDDLETELPTLEAYRHRAAAREEELKEATLLLEKANKEKSLVSSELNQAQSRIQSIEQEIKLVAKQRSDLANQLQFFLVHNSVANDSAGPLTDEEVKFIRNIIQEDDEMHDKETDTQKVISERLTKFKDIIELQQKNMELLKTTRELATKLEEEDKIKQAEKSRIEEETIAEAKEAILTLQNYNSSLTAKIAALTKELETYKVLSNTEDSSTPADFDKQREQREIEHTQLVKELETRIASIIQESKENANILNDKIFALDEKNNHISIELAREKSAKQLAEERLKLLQKSMDMTITENERLQKRLNSLRNVVVEQDKRTHETINSLIKTRSELATVENKWNVSQNEIKLLHSSEEMLKNELTRLNEEKNSMKLLVTRLQTLQSEREHLLSTTQDKFNKELNDLEGTCNDLRKKLKEAEENYGSLMEETTELKDDFRQKKKSLKEEMSNVEKRYSEIVEKERETKWENTRLTKQLKEKTELIEKYKAASDDEGKLEEISSLQKELQVLKNELTESYSQTESYRKDIELLNQSIADINKQVLNKEAAFKERITEVELAKNNIADSNTVLKTQIDDLNNELEVQKKLYEDEKINFTRNANELERVTKGLEQSKRDYEDKLKSLMKDLEEQVKYANKAQNNYEQELQNHANVSKTISQLREQTQHYRTEIAELTISATDAKRLLNENQISWQKQRDEYEKQIEFFKKRIEEESEQNKMLFEQSKLTTQANDEDNAESSGVNSIEGDNKLVLSLRSERDLLQERLNVTEAEEKLLRERLTSIEKDFRATDLELQKIKEETHNYPDLLEQHKTVMSQLTQLDLLRESNITLRNETIELQSKNQHLQTEVENLHDKLLPLETELQTLTNLIEEKDKQLSICHEESERWKQRSQDILSKYQRIDPVEHENLAEERNRLQAQLEEKSKENEELGNRFEKLKKQAHEKLNASKISQNSLTIQINDLEAKKKELLSQLETEKEGKLSLEKRLEVTMKNSHDIVSIQSQLEEALMKSKDFETKFINSVESSKQIEENLNSEIKKLQEESSKLQEELAHEKLTTSTTEIGNVDQDTVDGGVSNDIVESMKQSFEEEKIKFIEEQTTEFKKKLQAEINKLKAEYETKQIEPVSIDENAIRKQIEEEYEQATSQRIKEAEENLKRRIRLPTEEKINKVIDKRRTQLENEFQNKVEARAKELLTGDEKNEFFDRMKKEIQEELARKYEEELQVVKKKAFDEGRQQVLMKTSFLEKKITKLESDLQNAKSNTGATDNTIVSTDNETKYEGSDKKPVTINTNVVSDVGENNAERTPMNKFPRAIMNPLLSNGEHLNLILNPSSSSLQPSPSNRNVGGTTTTTTTTNNNNNNNNNNKNKNNSGSGGNNNPFTSPFQLSTTTATIPQSVVQPTFSFGSNVNTSGNSNADDNSNSNNAGEDLVYDSMRTSTSLASSESSARSSPESKNEDNNDENLGKKEQKEEEEREGNDEDNNNNNNNVSENSSQTKGLSFSLGNTPIATEEGKGTEASLSLNLPMKRAVDEEAEEEKDREVRKGEDEDKEGKGDESDSNKRSKLE; encoded by the coding sequence ATGTTAGGGTTTCAGGAACCCACTACAGACTCTAACAAGAACCCATTATCATCAGCTACCATCGCAAAAGTTGCTTCTTTTCTAGATACATCTCCCGATGTGGTTCAAACTTTGGATGAAACTATATTGAAATCCTTAAATAATAGATTCGATGAATTCAACCATatagaaaatgaacaaatcaaaatcagTACGGAATTAGAAGTCACTAAGAAAACCAATAATACTAccattaaaaaattgaaaaatgaattgacGGAACTTATAGACTCTTATGAATCTGTttgtaaagaaaaagaagatgcctataaaaaaattgcggaagaagaagaaaagaaaattgataatagagatgaattagaatctaaattgattcaaatcCATTCCTTAGAAGAAAATGTATCAGAATTGCAATCcaaaaaacaagaattgattaaatCACTGGATGATCGAATAActgaattgaatgaatatcGTCATAATATcgaattattaaataatgaaaaatcgaaaacaagaaacaaaattttacaattagaaaatgaaaatcaagatttgaaaattaatgatttatcaCAAAGAACACAATTAGAAAGATTATCTCAAGAACTTGAAACgattaataaagaaaaattatggTTAGAGGAAAGACTCGGAGAAAAAGGTGAACAATTTGATTCTTATAGAGAGAAAAGTATAAATGAAAATCAGGATCTtaaattacaattaaatACTGTTAAAAATGAGTTGGATCAAATGAAATCTACTAATTGTGTCTTGCAAGAAAGAACTGATGAATTATCCAACAAGTTAAGAGATACATCcaccaatttgaaaaatatccaACAATCAcgtaataatgataaagcCACTCATGAAAAGGAACTGACGTTGAAACAACAATTGATTGTTGTTTTGCAATCGCAACTCAATGAATTACAAAGagaaaatggaaatgaaCTCTCATTGACAGTATCAGATACAGCATCTTCTTCCCGTAAGGATAGCGACTTTACAAGGGAAATAAATGACTTaaagaatcaattaaatcatgttcaagaaagaaatgtagaattagaattcaaattaagGAAAAGTGAAGATTATACAGCTGTGTCTAATTCAACATCTTCTGATGATCTAAGAAACTCCTTAGCTAAAGCgtatgatgatattgacgtattgaagaagaaattgaatgatgaaCAATCACAAAGAGAGAATTTCGAGAAGAATCTGGAAGAATTTATGGATGACTTAGAGACTGAATTACCAACATTAGAAGCATATAGACATAGAGCTGCTgcaagagaagaagaattaaaggAAGCAACACTATTGTTAGAGAAGGCTAACAAAGAAAAGTCATTGGTTTCCTCTGAACTAAATCAAGCTCAAAGCAGGATACAATCGATTGAACAAGAGATTAAATTAGTGGCGAAACAAAGGTCTGATTTAGCCAATCAATTACAATTTTTCCTCGTACATAACTCTGTTGCAAATGATTCTGCAGGTCCATTAACAGATGAAGAAGTCAAATTTATTcgaaatataatacaagaagatgatgaaatgcACGACAAAGAAACAGACACTCAAAAAGTTATTTCTGAAAGATTGaccaaattcaaagatatcattGAACTTCagcaaaaaaatatggagTTATTAAAAACAACCAGAGAATTGGCCACtaaattggaagaagaGGATAAAATCAAACAAGCTGAAAAAAGCAGAATAGAAGAGGAAACCATAGCTGAAGCTAAAGAAGCTATATTAACTTTACAAAACTACAATAGTTCTTTGACTGCCAAAATTGCTGCTTTAACAAAAGAACTTGAAACTTATAAAGTACTATCCAACACTGAAGATTCTTCAACTCCAGCTGATTTTGACAAACAACGTGAACAAAGAGAAATCGAACATACTCAATTGGTTAAAGAACTTGAAACCCGTATAGCTTCTATCATTCAAGAATCCAAAGAAAATGCcaatattttgaatgatAAGATATTTGCACTTGATGAAAAAAACAATCATATATCTATTGAACTAGCGAGAGAGAAATCAGCAAAACAATTGGCTGAAGAAAGATTGAAGCTGTTACAGAAATCTATGGATATGACTATTactgaaaatgaaagacttcaaaaaagattaaattcattacgTAATGTAGTTGTTGAACAAGATAAGAGAACGCATGAAACAATCAATTCCTTAATAAAAACTAGGTCAGAACTAGCCACTGTAGAAAACAAATGGAACGTATCTCAGAACGAAATAAAATTACTTCATTCTTCTGAGGAAATGTTGAAGAATGAACTAACAAGACTAAATGAGGAAAAGAATTCCATGAAATTATTAGTGACTCGTTTACAAACGTTACAGTCAGAACGTGAACATTTGTTATCTACTACTCaagataaattcaataaagaaCTAAATGATTTGGAAGGTACTTGCAATGATCTAcgtaaaaaattaaaagaagcTGAAGAAAACTATGGATCATTGATGGAGGAGACTACTGAACTAAAGGATGACTTTCGacagaagaaaaaatctttaaaagaGGAAATGAGCAATGTGGAAAAGAGATATTCTGAAATAGTAGAGAAAGAACGGGAAACAAAGTGGGAAAACACCCGCTTAACCAAACAgttaaaggaaaaaactgaacttattgaaaaatataaggCAGCAAGTGACGATGAGGGGAAACTTGAAGAGATTTCATCGTTACAAAAAGAGTTAcaagttttgaaaaacgAATTAACAGAATCCTATTCTCAAACAGAAAGTTATAGAAAAGATATTGAGCTTTTAAATCAATCTATTGCagatataaataaacaagTTCTTAATAAAGAAGCTGcattcaaagaaagaattacaGAAGTTGAATTAGCAAAGAATAATATAGCAGATTCCAATACTGTGTTAAAGACACAAATTGATGATctaaataatgaattggaagtacaaaaaaaattgtacGAAGATGAAAAGATAAACTTTACAAGAAATGCCAATGAACTTGAAAGAGTCACCAAAGGACTTGAACAATCGAAGAGGGATTATGAGGATAAATTAAAAAGCTTAATGAAAGATCTTGAAGAGCAAGTCAAGTATGCTAATAAAGCCCAGAATAATTATGAACAAGAGTTGCAAAACCATGCCAACGTCTCTAAGACAATTAGTCAATTAAGAGAACAAACTCAGCATTATAGAACTGAAATTGCTGAATTGACTATATCTGCTACTGATGCAAAGAGACTTCTAAATGAAAATCAAATTAGTTGGCAAAAGCAAAGGGACGAGTACGAGAAGCAGATTGAGTTTTTTAAGAAGAGGATCGAAGAAGAATctgaacaaaataaaatgttaTTCGAACAAAGTAAACTAACTACTCAAGCTAACGATGAAGACAACGCCGAAAGCTCAGGGGTAAATTCTATTGAGGGAGATAATAAGTTAGTATTAAGTTTACGTTCAGAAAGGGATCTTTTACAAGAAAGGTTGAATGTGACTGAAGCTGAGGAGAAATTGCTTCGTGAAAGATTAACTTCTATTGAAAAGGACTTTAGAGCAACGGACTTAGAATTacagaaaataaaagaagaaactcATAATTATCCTGATTTGTTAGAACAACACAAAACCGTCATGTCTCAATTGACTCAAttagatttattaagaGAAAGTAATATAACACTAAGGAACGAAACAATAGAATTACAAAGTAAAAACCAGCATCTACAGACAGAGGTGGAAAACTTGCATGACAAATTATTACCACTGGAGACTGAACTACAAACACTAACTAActtaattgaagaaaaagacaAACAACTTTCAATTTGCCATGAAGAAAGTGAAAGATGGAAACAGCGTTCTCAAGATATCTTATCTAAATATCAACGAATTGATCCGGTAGAACATGAGAATTTGGctgaagaaagaaatcgTTTACAAGCCCAATTAGAAGAGAAAtctaaagaaaatgaagaattaggTAATAGATTTGAGAAGTTGAAGAAACAAGCacatgaaaaattaaatgcATCCAAAATATCTCAAAATTCACTAACGATacaaattaatgatttggaagccaaaaagaaagaattattaagtCAACTAGAAACCGAGAAGGAAGGTAAACTTTCCTTAGAGAAAAGGTTAGAAGTAACGATGAAAAACTCTCACGACATTGTCTCAATACAGTCACAATTAGAAGAAGctttaatgaaatcaaaaGATTTCGAGactaaattcattaattctGTTGAATCATCGAAACagattgaagaaaatttgaattcagaaattaaaaagTTACAGGAGGAATCATCTAAACTACAAGAAGAATTGGCTCATGAAAAATTAACTACTAGTACAACAGAAATTGGCAATGTTGATCAAGATACGGTAGATGGAGGGGtatcaaatgatattgttgaATCTATGAAGCAATCGttcgaagaagaaaaaataaaattcattgaagaacAAACTACTGAATTTAAGAAGAAACTACAAGcagaaattaataaactAAAGGCTGAATATGAAACTAAACAAATTGAACCAGTGTCAATAGATGAAAATGCTATAAGAAAACAAAtcgaagaagaatatgaacAAGCAACTTCTCAAAGGATCAAAGAGGCGGAagagaatttgaaaagaagaatacGTTTACCAACtgaagaaaagattaataAAGTCATAGATAAAAGACGAACTCAacttgaaaatgaattccaaaataaaGTAGAAGCTAGAGctaaagaattattgaCAGGTGATGAGAAGAATGAATTTTTCGACCggatgaagaaagaaattcaagaagaattggCAAGAAAATATGAAGAGGAGTTACAAGtggtaaagaaaaaggCGTTTGATGAAGGGAGGCAGCAAGTGCTGATGAAAACAAGCTTCCttgagaagaaaataacaaaattaGAATCTGATCTTCAAAATGCCAAGAGTAATACTGGTGCAACTGATAATACGATAGTTTCGACTGATAATGAAACGAAATATGAAGGATCAGATAAAAAACCTGTAACGATTAATACTAATGTTGTTTCTGATGTCGGAGAAAATAATGCCGAAAGGACACCAATGAATAAATTCCCTAGAGCTATTATGAATCCACTTTTATCTAACGGCGAgcatttgaatttaattttaaatcCATCATCTTCCTCACTGCAACCTTCTCCGTCGAATAGGAATGTTGGCGgtactactactactactactactactaataataataataataacaataataataataagaataagaataatagtGGCAGTGGAGGCAACAATAACCCATTCACATCACCGTTTCAACTTTCGACGACAACGGCAACAATACCCCAATCAGTGGTTCAACCAACTTTTTCCTTTGGTTCAAATGTAAATACGAGTGGTAATAGTAATGCAGATGATAATTCTAATAGCAACAATGCTGGAGAAGACTTAGTATATGATTCTATGCGAACTTCAACTTCTTTAGCATCTTCAGAGTCTTCTGCAAGATCGTCCCCTGAGTCTAAgaatgaagataataatgatgaaaatttggggaagaaagaacaaaaggaagaggaagagaGAGAAGGTAacgatgaagataataataataataataataatgtatcGGAAAATAGTTCACAAACTAAAGGGTTGTCATTTTCTCTAGGTAACACACCAATTGCAACAGAGGAGGGAAAAGGTACTGAAGCTTCATTGTCGCTGAATTTACCTATGAAACGTGCTGTAGATGAAGAAGCTGAAGAGGAGAAAGATAGGGAAGTAAGAAAAGgggaagatgaagataaagaaggaaaaggTGATGAATCTGACTCTAATAAAAGAAGTAAACTAGAATGA
- the NDAI0E05050 gene encoding uncharacterized protein (ancestral locus Anc_5.704) produces the protein MSTNGQEKNEKYLITIDNIHYSVKFTRKQNSDPSKYDSLQLIQKQQQQQQQQQQQLHNNNIPTILTTSKDLILNSDYEKNNTKLIIIDSTHSGLGRNKENDFYAIIMEPILSKLNIKFELFKTTSKDSIKSFANNFSIKTKDTTKIDYNLIFLSGDTTISEFFNNLPPQQPQTSKINLNILTIPMGTANAWSNSLNLNCPIDIFQKFLLNKLTVSPFPLYSLILPHSPSSSSSSGKTGGKNTIYFFIVLSMGFHANLLHLCSNDEKYSNLGLERFKLASDEILSNYNLNLNITIESCNDKSHIILNDSFSYFNLMNTPKLEYNYIPSPLSDPLKNNLHVLAYKSHPYNKQQLIKNIMKGYSNELGQKNIQNIDEDGIIYFPINDKKFKITLNNPSPISSSLSLSHNYELCCDGMLFNLLNYQTNQGKQDKISFEIEANSNKISSFRIFALS, from the coding sequence ATGTCTACCAACGgtcaagaaaaaaatgaaaaatatttaattacCATTGATAACATCCATTATTCTGTGAAATTTACTAGGAAACAAAATAGTGATCCTTCTAAATACGATTCCCTTCAGTTAATTcagaaacaacaacaacaacaacaacaacaacaacaacaacttcataacaataatataccAACCATTCTAACCACTTCAAAAGATCTTATTCTTAATTCTGATTatgaaaaaaacaacacAAAACTAATTATAATCGATTCAACTCATTCTGGGTTGGGAAGaaataaggaaaatgatttttatGCAATCATAATGGAAccaattttatcaaaattgaatattaaatttgaattgttTAAAACAACTTCAAAGGATTCAATCAAATCTTTTGCAAATAATTTCTCGATCAAAACGAAAGATACCACTAAAATTGActataatttaatatttttatctgGTGATACTACAATTTCagaattcttcaataatttacCACCTCAGCAGCCTCAAACTTCgaaaataaatctaaatATCTTAACAATACCAATGGGAACTGCCAACGCTTGgtcaaattcattaaatttgaattgtccaattgatatctttcaaaaatttttattaaacAAATTAACTGTATCTCCATTCCCATTATACAGTTTGATTCTACCTCattcaccatcatcatcatcatcatctggAAAAACGGGGGgaaaaaatacaatataCTTCTTCATAGTGTTATCAATGGGATTCCATGCAAATTTATTACATCTTTGTtctaatgatgaaaaatattcaaatttagGTCTGgaaagatttaaattagCAAGtgatgaaatattatcaaattataatttaaatttaaatattacCATTGAAAGTTGTAATGATAAATCacatataatattaaatgattcattcagttatttcaatttaatgAATACCCCAAAATTagaatataattatatccCATCCCCATTATCTGATCCcttaaaaaataatttacatGTGTTGGCATATAAATCACATCcatataataaacaacaactaattaaaaatataatgaaaggttattcaaatgaattaggccaaaaaaatatccagaatattgatgaagatggaaTAATCTATTTCCCAATAAATGacaaaaaattcaaaattactTTGAATAATCCATCGCCAATTTCCTCTTCTCTTTCATTATCACACAATTACGAATTATGCTGCGATGGTATGTTATTCAATTTGttaaattatcaaacaAACCAAGGTAAACAAgataaaatttcatttgaaatagaagcaaattcaaataaaatttcatcattcaGAATCTTCGCATTATCATAA
- the PCC1 gene encoding chromatin DNA-binding EKC/KEOPS complex subunit PCC1 (similar to Saccharomyces cerevisiae PCC1 (YKR095W-A); ancestral locus Anc_5.705), which yields MRTLDYTLEIRIPFPEERMATIAQQVLSPDPILKPEDFQVEYLKPATQHNNVLLVKFQSIDERVLRVGVSSVLDSIKTILETMDEL from the coding sequence ATGAGAACGTTAGATTACACTTTAGAAATAAGGATCCCATTCCCAGAGGAACGCATGGCTACCATTGCACAACAGGTATTGAGTCCAGACCCCATTTTGAAACCAGAGGATTTCCAAGtggaatatttgaaacCTGCGACACAACATAACAATGTGTTACTGGTTAAATTCCAAAGTATAGACGAAAGAGTATTAAGAGTCGGGGTGAGTAGTGTCTTGGATAGTATCAAGACCATTCTAGAGACCATGGACGAGCTGTAA